From a single Candidatus Edwardsbacteria bacterium RifOxyA12_full_54_48 genomic region:
- a CDS encoding DNA gyrase subunit A, with the protein MALERERIIGCEIEEEMKTSYLNYSMSVIVGRALPDVRDGLKPVHRRILYAMSELGMAHNKPYKKSARIVGEVMGKFHPHGDQAIYDSMVRMAQEFSLRYMLVDGQGNFGSVDGDPPAAQRYTEARLSRISAEVLKDIDKDTVKFVDNYDGSLQEPSVLPSLLPGLLVNGSSGIAVGMATNIPPHNLGEVCDAVTALIDEPELKPEKLLKIVKGPDFPTGGMIMGVSGIRDAYLTGRGKVVIRGKVMVETAKSGKEYIIISELPYEVNKASLIGKVAELVRDKKLDGIADINDESDRDGMRVVITMKRDADPRVTINQLYQHTQLQNSFGVIMLALVDGVPKVLNLHQVLNHFIDFRVDVVTRRTRYELAQAEKRAHILEGLKIAIENIDEVVRIIKKSANVEAAKESLRKKFKLSEEQAQAILDMTLKRLTSLETKKIEEEYEELIKLISKLKGILDSKRRLMGVIREEIAELKKKYGDERRTEIHAAAEERFSIEDLIVDEEMVITISHAGYIKRLSATAYKRQGRGGKGVTGMKTKDEDFVEGMFIASTHHYILFFTDKGRCYWLKVYEIPEGGRATKGRQISNLLELKTDEKIAAYIAVKEFDDQHFVVMATSSGVVKKTALSVFSNPRKAGIIAASVDDTDHLIEAKLTDGTEDVILVTRQGQACRFHESDVRSMGRTAGGVRGITLEKKDYVIGMVVVKREGSLLTICDRGYGKRSDIADYRVTRRGGKGVISMKLTDKTGELVAVKEVVDSDELMIISTEGQVIRLALKNVRVMGRATQGVRLINLDGKDKVVDVARLAAKDDEENGDGEPEALE; encoded by the coding sequence ATGGCACTTGAAAGAGAGAGAATAATCGGCTGCGAGATCGAGGAGGAGATGAAGACCTCCTACCTGAACTACTCCATGTCGGTGATCGTGGGCCGGGCCCTGCCGGACGTCAGGGACGGCCTGAAGCCGGTGCACCGCCGGATACTGTACGCCATGAGCGAGCTGGGCATGGCCCATAACAAGCCCTACAAGAAGAGCGCCCGCATCGTGGGAGAGGTGATGGGTAAATTCCATCCCCATGGCGATCAGGCCATCTATGACTCCATGGTGCGGATGGCCCAGGAGTTCTCGCTGCGCTACATGCTGGTGGACGGCCAGGGCAACTTCGGCTCGGTGGACGGCGATCCGCCGGCCGCCCAGCGCTACACCGAGGCCAGGCTGTCCCGGATATCGGCCGAAGTGCTCAAGGATATAGACAAGGACACCGTCAAGTTCGTGGACAACTACGACGGATCGCTCCAGGAGCCCTCGGTGCTGCCCTCGCTGTTGCCCGGCCTGCTGGTCAACGGCTCCTCGGGGATCGCGGTGGGCATGGCCACCAATATCCCGCCCCACAATCTGGGCGAGGTGTGCGACGCCGTCACCGCCCTGATCGACGAGCCGGAGCTGAAGCCGGAGAAACTGCTGAAGATAGTCAAGGGGCCGGATTTTCCCACCGGCGGCATGATCATGGGGGTCTCCGGGATCCGGGACGCCTACCTGACCGGCCGGGGCAAGGTGGTGATCAGGGGCAAGGTGATGGTGGAGACCGCCAAGAGCGGCAAGGAATACATCATCATCTCCGAGCTGCCCTACGAGGTCAACAAGGCCAGCCTGATAGGGAAGGTGGCCGAGCTGGTGCGGGACAAGAAGCTGGACGGGATAGCCGACATCAACGACGAATCCGACCGGGACGGCATGAGGGTGGTGATCACCATGAAGCGGGATGCCGACCCCCGGGTCACCATCAACCAGCTGTACCAGCACACCCAGCTGCAGAACAGTTTCGGAGTGATCATGCTGGCCCTGGTGGACGGGGTCCCCAAGGTGCTGAACCTGCATCAGGTGCTGAACCATTTCATCGATTTCCGGGTGGATGTGGTCACCCGGCGCACCAGGTACGAACTGGCCCAGGCCGAAAAACGGGCCCATATCCTGGAGGGCCTGAAGATCGCCATCGAGAACATCGACGAGGTGGTCAGGATCATCAAGAAATCGGCCAACGTCGAGGCGGCCAAGGAATCGCTCCGGAAAAAGTTCAAACTCTCCGAGGAACAGGCCCAGGCCATACTGGACATGACCCTCAAGCGGCTGACCAGCCTGGAGACCAAGAAGATAGAGGAGGAATACGAGGAGCTGATCAAACTGATATCCAAACTGAAGGGGATCCTGGACAGCAAGCGCCGGCTGATGGGCGTCATCCGGGAGGAGATCGCCGAGCTGAAGAAGAAATACGGCGACGAGCGCCGCACCGAGATCCACGCCGCGGCCGAGGAGAGATTCTCCATCGAGGACCTGATAGTCGACGAGGAGATGGTGATCACCATCAGCCATGCCGGGTATATCAAGCGCCTTTCGGCCACGGCCTACAAGCGGCAGGGCCGGGGAGGCAAGGGGGTGACCGGCATGAAGACCAAGGACGAGGATTTCGTGGAGGGGATGTTCATCGCCTCCACCCACCATTACATCCTGTTCTTCACCGACAAGGGCCGCTGCTACTGGCTGAAGGTCTACGAGATCCCGGAGGGCGGCCGGGCCACCAAGGGCCGGCAGATCAGCAACCTCCTGGAGTTGAAGACCGACGAGAAGATCGCCGCTTATATCGCGGTCAAGGAATTCGACGACCAGCATTTCGTGGTGATGGCCACCAGCAGCGGGGTGGTCAAGAAGACCGCCCTGTCGGTATTCTCCAATCCCCGCAAGGCCGGCATCATCGCCGCCTCGGTGGACGACACGGATCATCTGATAGAGGCCAAGCTGACCGACGGGACCGAGGACGTCATCCTGGTCACCCGCCAGGGGCAGGCCTGCCGCTTCCACGAGTCTGACGTCCGATCCATGGGCCGGACCGCAGGCGGGGTGCGGGGCATCACCCTGGAGAAGAAGGATTACGTGATCGGGATGGTGGTGGTCAAGCGGGAGGGCAGCCTGCTGACCATCTGCGACCGGGGATACGGCAAGCGGAGCGACATCGCCGATTACCGGGTGACCCGGCGGGGCGGCAAGGGGGTCATCAGCATGAAGCTCACCGACAAGACCGGCGAATTGGTGGCGGTCAAGGAGGTGGTGGACAGCGACGAATTGATGATCATCTCGACCGAGGGCCAGGTGATAAGGCTGGCCCTCAAGAACGTCAGGGTGATGGGACGGGCCACCCAGGGGGTGCGCCTGATAAATCTGGACGGCAAGGACAAGGTGGTGGATGTGGCCCGCCTGGCAGCCAAGGATGACGAGGAGAACGGGGATGGAGAACCCGAAGCTTTGGAATAA
- a CDS encoding glycine cleavage system protein T, with translation MEKRTPFYDQHVAAGGKMVPFAGFLMPVQYTGIIEEHRHVRSKVGLFDVSHMGEIEVWGPDALKFVSYVTVNDPAALEVDQVQYSAMCYPDGGIVDDLLVYRFPDHYFLVVNASNLDKDFAWLQEQAKKFNVSLKNTSDDIAQLALQGPQAEPLLQKICDLKLSDMKFYWFKVGKVDGVEMIVSRTGYTGEDGFELYFDNKYAGQIWEALFKAGKEFDLKPSGLGARDSLRLEMKYCLYGNDIDKTTSPLEAGLGWITKLKKEGDFIAKDVLLKQKADGVKRKLIGFELEGNAFPRQHYKVFKDGSQVGEVASGVFSPSVAKGIGTAYVQSEYAKTGTELQVEIRGKMIPAKVAETPFWKHSSIKK, from the coding sequence ATGGAAAAGAGAACGCCCTTCTACGATCAACATGTGGCTGCCGGCGGCAAGATGGTCCCCTTTGCCGGCTTTTTAATGCCGGTGCAGTATACCGGGATAATAGAGGAGCACCGTCATGTCCGATCCAAGGTCGGACTGTTCGATGTCTCCCATATGGGCGAGATCGAAGTGTGGGGCCCCGATGCCCTGAAGTTCGTCTCCTATGTGACGGTCAACGATCCGGCCGCCCTGGAGGTGGACCAGGTGCAGTATTCGGCCATGTGCTATCCGGATGGCGGCATTGTGGACGATCTGCTGGTCTACCGTTTTCCCGACCATTATTTTCTGGTGGTCAACGCCTCCAACCTGGACAAGGATTTCGCCTGGCTGCAGGAGCAGGCCAAGAAATTCAACGTCAGTCTGAAGAACACCAGCGACGATATCGCCCAGCTGGCCCTGCAGGGGCCGCAAGCCGAACCTTTGCTGCAAAAGATCTGCGACCTGAAGCTGTCGGACATGAAATTCTACTGGTTCAAGGTCGGCAAAGTCGACGGGGTGGAGATGATCGTTTCCCGCACCGGCTACACCGGCGAGGACGGCTTCGAATTATATTTTGACAACAAATACGCCGGGCAGATATGGGAGGCGCTCTTCAAGGCCGGGAAGGAATTCGATCTCAAGCCCAGCGGCCTGGGCGCCAGGGATTCATTAAGATTGGAAATGAAATACTGCCTGTACGGCAACGATATCGATAAGACCACCTCCCCGCTGGAGGCCGGCCTGGGCTGGATAACCAAGCTCAAGAAGGAGGGCGATTTTATCGCCAAGGATGTCCTCCTGAAGCAGAAAGCGGATGGCGTAAAGCGGAAACTCATTGGGTTCGAACTTGAAGGCAATGCCTTCCCCCGCCAGCACTACAAGGTGTTCAAGGACGGCTCCCAGGTGGGCGAGGTGGCCAGCGGGGTGTTCTCCCCGTCGGTGGCCAAGGGCATCGGCACCGCCTATGTCCAGAGCGAATATGCCAAGACCGGCACCGAGCTGCAGGTGGAGATCCGGGGGAAAATGATACCGGCCAAGGTGGCCGAGACCCCGTTCTGGAAACACAGCAGCATCAAGAAATAA
- a CDS encoding DNA mismatch repair protein MutT encodes MMKLATLCYIKKDGRTLMMHRIKRKDDLHYGKWNGLGGKMQPGETPEECVIREVREESGLLVKDPHLNGFLTFPSFDQWDDWYVFVFTAQRFRGKLLDSAEGYLKWVKDQELLKLDLWEGDHIFLPWLEDEKFFSAKFNYREGRLKDHSVKFY; translated from the coding sequence ATTATGAAGCTAGCCACTCTGTGCTACATCAAAAAGGATGGCCGGACCCTGATGATGCACCGCATCAAACGCAAGGACGACCTGCATTACGGCAAATGGAACGGCCTGGGCGGCAAGATGCAGCCGGGAGAGACCCCCGAGGAATGCGTCATCCGGGAGGTGAGGGAGGAAAGCGGCCTGCTGGTGAAAGACCCCCATCTGAACGGGTTCCTGACCTTTCCCTCGTTCGACCAATGGGACGATTGGTATGTGTTCGTCTTCACCGCCCAAAGATTCCGGGGGAAACTGCTGGATTCGGCCGAGGGCTATTTGAAATGGGTCAAAGACCAGGAACTATTAAAGCTGGACCTGTGGGAGGGCGATCATATCTTCCTGCCCTGGCTGGAGGATGAAAAGTTCTTCTCGGCCAAGTTCAACTACCGGGAAGGCAGGCTGAAAGACCATTCGGTGAAGTTCTACTGA
- a CDS encoding DNA gyrase subunit B, giving the protein MTAKDSYSSEKITVLKGLEAVRRRPAMYIGDTGSRGLHHLVYEVVDNSVDEALAGFCTHIQVFIRKDGSITVIDDGRGFPVDLHPTEKKPGVEVALTVLHAGGKFDNKSYAISGGLHGVGVSVVNALSEWLEVEVLRDGKVHHQRYERGITKSELKVTGKTTKTGSTVNFLPDKEIFKATAFVFDTLAGRLRELAFLNRGLSIDLADERSGKSHNFKYDGGIVSFVKFLDENKTPLHKPIYVAKEGDGVQVEVALQYNDSYDDNIFSFCNNINTIEGGTHLIGFKSALTRIINDYIKKNNLLKKDDFTLSGDDVREGLTAVVSVKVKQPQFEGQTKTKLGNSEVKGIVESLVGQELSNFFEENSSVANKICEKGVLSARSRLAARKARDLVRRKNALETSGLPGKLADCSLTDPQLCELYLVEGDSAGGSAKQGRDRRFQAILPLRGKILNVEKTRLDKMLANEEIRTIITAMGTGIGQDDFDVERSRYHKLIIMTDADVDGAHIRTLLLTFFFRYMRPLIERGYVYIAQPPLYRVGKAKEEHYVYNEEELEKVVTRLGKDNVNIQRYKGLGEMNPEQLWKTTMDPERRTLLKVNIDDAVEADHIFTMLMGDAVEPRRLFIEQNAQYVKNLDI; this is encoded by the coding sequence ATGACAGCCAAGGACAGCTATTCCAGCGAAAAAATAACGGTCTTAAAGGGCCTGGAGGCGGTGCGCCGCAGGCCGGCCATGTATATCGGCGACACCGGCAGCCGGGGGCTTCACCATCTGGTCTACGAGGTGGTGGATAATTCGGTGGACGAGGCCCTGGCCGGATTCTGCACCCATATCCAGGTCTTCATTCGCAAGGATGGCTCCATAACCGTGATCGACGACGGGCGGGGATTCCCGGTGGACCTGCACCCCACCGAGAAAAAGCCCGGGGTGGAGGTGGCCCTGACGGTGCTGCATGCCGGGGGCAAATTTGATAATAAATCGTACGCCATCTCCGGCGGCCTGCACGGGGTGGGGGTGTCGGTGGTAAATGCCCTGTCGGAATGGCTGGAGGTCGAGGTGCTGCGCGACGGCAAGGTGCATCACCAGAGATACGAGAGGGGGATCACCAAGAGCGAACTCAAGGTGACCGGGAAAACCACCAAGACCGGCTCCACCGTGAATTTCCTGCCCGACAAGGAGATCTTCAAGGCCACCGCTTTCGTTTTCGACACCCTGGCCGGACGCCTGAGGGAGCTGGCCTTTCTCAACCGCGGATTGTCGATAGACCTGGCCGACGAAAGAAGCGGCAAGTCCCACAATTTCAAGTACGACGGGGGGATCGTCTCCTTCGTCAAATTCCTGGACGAGAACAAGACCCCGCTGCACAAGCCCATCTACGTGGCCAAGGAGGGCGACGGGGTGCAGGTGGAGGTGGCCCTGCAGTACAACGATTCCTACGATGACAACATCTTCTCCTTCTGCAACAACATCAACACCATCGAGGGCGGCACCCATCTGATAGGCTTCAAATCGGCCCTGACCAGGATCATCAACGACTACATCAAGAAGAACAACCTGCTGAAGAAGGACGACTTCACCCTGTCCGGGGACGACGTCCGCGAGGGGCTGACGGCGGTGGTCTCGGTAAAGGTCAAACAGCCCCAGTTCGAGGGGCAGACCAAAACCAAGCTGGGGAATTCGGAGGTCAAGGGGATCGTGGAATCGCTGGTGGGCCAGGAGCTGTCCAACTTCTTCGAGGAGAACTCCTCGGTGGCCAATAAAATATGCGAAAAGGGCGTACTGTCGGCCCGCTCCCGGTTGGCGGCCCGCAAGGCCCGGGACCTGGTCAGGCGCAAGAACGCCCTGGAAACATCCGGGCTGCCGGGAAAACTGGCCGACTGCTCCCTGACCGACCCCCAGCTGTGCGAACTGTACCTGGTGGAGGGCGACTCGGCCGGAGGCTCGGCCAAACAGGGCCGGGACCGGCGCTTCCAGGCGATATTGCCCTTGAGGGGCAAGATCCTCAATGTGGAGAAGACCCGGCTGGACAAGATGCTGGCCAACGAGGAGATCCGCACCATCATCACCGCCATGGGCACCGGCATCGGGCAGGATGACTTTGATGTGGAGAGGTCCCGCTACCACAAGCTGATCATCATGACCGACGCCGACGTGGACGGGGCCCATATCCGCACCCTGCTGCTGACCTTTTTCTTCCGCTATATGCGCCCCCTGATAGAGAGGGGATATGTCTACATAGCCCAGCCGCCATTGTACCGGGTGGGAAAAGCCAAGGAGGAGCATTACGTCTATAACGAGGAGGAGCTGGAGAAGGTGGTCACCCGTTTGGGCAAGGATAACGTCAACATCCAGCGCTACAAGGGCCTGGGCGAGATGAACCCGGAACAGCTATGGAAGACCACCATGGATCCCGAACGGCGGACCCTGTTGAAGGTGAATATTGACGATGCGGTGGAGGCCGACCATATATTCACCATGCTGATGGGCGATGCGGTGGAGCCGCGGCGGCTGTTCATCGAGCAGAACGCCCAGTATGTCAAAAATCTGGATATCTAG
- a CDS encoding glycine cleavage system protein H gives MNFPKDLKYTASHEWARIEGDTATIGITDFAQGELGDIVFVEMPAVGSKVEMAKPFGTVEAVKAVSDLNAPLSGEVAAINGDLEGTPDLVNKDAYGKGWMVKIKLSDISQAGKLMDAEAYEKMEKHGH, from the coding sequence ATGAACTTTCCCAAGGACCTCAAGTACACCGCCAGCCATGAGTGGGCCCGGATCGAGGGCGACACCGCCACCATCGGCATCACCGATTTCGCCCAGGGCGAGCTGGGGGACATCGTCTTCGTCGAGATGCCGGCCGTCGGCTCCAAGGTGGAGATGGCCAAGCCCTTCGGCACGGTGGAGGCCGTCAAGGCGGTATCCGACCTGAACGCCCCGTTGTCCGGCGAGGTGGCCGCGATCAACGGCGACCTGGAAGGCACCCCCGACCTGGTCAACAAGGATGCCTACGGCAAGGGCTGGATGGTCAAGATCAAATTATCCGATATCTCCCAGGCCGGGAAACTGATGGATGCCGAAGCCTACGAAAAGATGGAGAAGCACGGACACTAA
- a CDS encoding glycine dehydrogenase (aminomethyl-transferring) encodes MPYIANTPENVQEMLARIGVKNFNELIADIPQDILLKSQLDLPAPLSEMEAAREITGISKINRPAGEMISFLGGGAYDHYIPAAVDHILSRPEFYTAYTPYQAEVSQGTLQAIWEFQSLIAALTGMEVANASMYDGATALTEAGLMACSHTKRKKLIISGTVHPEYLEVLKTYCRGLNIEIAEIPWKDGVTSLEELERTIDDKTAAVLVQHPNFLGALEPVEEMSDIAHRKGALLVVSADPISLGILKAPGSYGADIATGEGQPLGIPLGLGGPYLGLLAAKNSLLRLMPGRIVGLTTDSQGREGLVLTMQAREQHIRREKASSNICSNQALCALAATVYLSLMGRDGIKQAAELCLQKSHYLAEQLGPAFKAPFFKEFVYKTNRPASQVLAELRQKGILAGLDLGRFFKQLEGHLLISVTEKRTKDELDLLIRELSK; translated from the coding sequence ATGCCATACATTGCCAATACCCCGGAGAATGTTCAGGAGATGCTGGCCCGGATAGGGGTCAAAAATTTCAATGAGCTGATAGCGGACATCCCCCAGGATATCCTGCTGAAATCCCAGCTGGACCTGCCGGCCCCGCTGTCCGAGATGGAGGCGGCCCGTGAGATCACCGGGATCTCCAAGATCAATAGGCCGGCCGGGGAGATGATATCCTTCCTGGGCGGGGGGGCTTACGATCATTATATTCCGGCCGCGGTGGACCACATCCTGTCCCGCCCGGAGTTCTATACCGCCTATACCCCCTACCAGGCCGAGGTCAGCCAGGGCACCCTCCAGGCGATCTGGGAGTTCCAGAGCCTGATAGCGGCCCTGACCGGTATGGAGGTGGCCAACGCCTCGATGTACGACGGGGCCACCGCCCTGACCGAGGCCGGGCTGATGGCCTGCAGCCACACCAAGCGCAAAAAGCTGATCATATCCGGCACCGTCCACCCGGAATATCTCGAGGTGCTGAAGACCTACTGCCGGGGGTTGAACATTGAGATAGCCGAGATCCCCTGGAAGGACGGGGTCACCAGCCTGGAGGAGTTGGAAAGGACCATCGACGACAAAACCGCGGCCGTCCTTGTTCAGCACCCCAATTTCCTGGGGGCACTGGAACCGGTCGAAGAGATGTCCGACATCGCCCACAGGAAAGGCGCGCTATTGGTGGTCTCGGCCGACCCGATATCGCTGGGAATTTTAAAAGCCCCCGGCAGCTACGGCGCCGATATCGCCACCGGAGAGGGACAGCCGCTGGGCATTCCCCTGGGGCTGGGCGGCCCCTACTTGGGGTTGCTGGCCGCCAAGAATTCCCTGCTGAGACTGATGCCGGGAAGGATCGTTGGTCTGACCACCGACAGCCAGGGCCGGGAAGGCCTGGTGCTGACCATGCAGGCCAGGGAACAGCATATCCGCCGGGAAAAAGCTTCATCCAACATTTGCTCCAACCAGGCCCTGTGCGCTCTGGCCGCCACCGTCTACCTGTCCCTGATGGGGCGCGACGGCATCAAACAGGCGGCCGAACTCTGCCTTCAGAAAAGCCATTACCTGGCGGAGCAGCTGGGTCCGGCTTTTAAGGCGCCATTCTTCAAGGAATTCGTATATAAGACCAACCGGCCGGCTTCTCAGGTTCTGGCAGAACTTAGGCAGAAGGGTATCCTGGCCGGGCTGGATCTGGGACGGTTCTTTAAACAACTGGAGGGCCATCTTCTGATCTCGGTCACCGAGAAGAGGACCAAGGACGAACTGGATCTTCTGATCCGGGAGCTTTCGAAATAA
- a CDS encoding tRNA dihydrouridine synthase DusB has product MAGITDSAFRLICHRYGAALVYSEMISAEALSRGHSKTIRMLSFREEERPIAVQLFGTRPLAFAESVERLERDIQPDYYDLNFGCPAPKIVKNGGGSALLKFPEKIAQIARAVINVAQRPVLAKIRSGWEVGSENALEVAKLLEQCGIAAIAVHGRTRSQMFSGQADWTIISKIKQQAKIPVIGNGDVTSGADARRMIEQTGCDLVMVGRAALGNPFLFAEINAALDGELRISNYKFRGAGWQERLEVIKEHIKMSLDDKGELRGIREMRKHLGWYIKGIPGAAALRQELMHAGTEVEVLKLLESIGHEKRTDE; this is encoded by the coding sequence ATGGCGGGCATTACCGATTCGGCCTTTCGTCTTATCTGCCACCGTTACGGCGCGGCTCTGGTTTATTCCGAGATGATCTCGGCCGAGGCCCTGTCCCGCGGACATTCCAAGACCATCAGGATGTTATCCTTCCGGGAGGAGGAGCGGCCCATCGCCGTCCAGCTTTTCGGCACCCGCCCTTTGGCCTTTGCCGAATCGGTGGAGCGGCTGGAAAGGGACATTCAGCCGGATTACTACGACCTCAACTTCGGCTGCCCGGCCCCCAAGATAGTCAAGAACGGCGGCGGATCGGCCCTGCTGAAATTTCCGGAGAAGATAGCCCAGATAGCCAGGGCGGTGATCAATGTCGCCCAACGACCGGTGCTGGCCAAGATCCGCAGCGGCTGGGAGGTGGGCTCGGAGAACGCTTTGGAGGTGGCCAAACTTCTGGAGCAATGCGGTATCGCTGCCATCGCCGTCCACGGCCGGACCAGGAGCCAGATGTTCTCCGGCCAGGCCGACTGGACCATCATCTCGAAAATAAAGCAGCAGGCAAAGATACCGGTGATCGGCAACGGCGATGTAACCTCGGGAGCCGATGCCCGGAGGATGATCGAACAGACCGGATGCGACCTGGTGATGGTGGGCCGGGCGGCGCTGGGGAATCCGTTTTTGTTTGCTGAGATCAATGCCGCCCTGGATGGCGAATTACGAATTTCAAATTACAAATTCCGTGGGGCAGGCTGGCAGGAGCGGCTGGAGGTTATCAAAGAACATATAAAAATGTCGCTGGACGATAAAGGAGAGCTCCGCGGCATCCGGGAGATGCGAAAGCATCTGGGGTGGTATATCAAAGGGATCCCCGGGGCGGCGGCCCTGCGGCAGGAACTGATGCATGCCGGGACCGAGGTAGAGGTGCTGAAGCTTTTGGAGAGCATCGGCCATGAAAAGAGGACCGATGAGTAA
- a CDS encoding D-alanyl-D-alanine carboxypeptidase/D-alanyl-D-alanine-endopeptidase gives MNINRSRFKTYYRTIFLVLSLASGAGCGGGRALIPPAPPLTIAADSFQIKREALGRAIDTILSDSLLFQANRAVYIISLDSNREIYSLNRSSLMVPASVNKLFVTAAAYRQLGINHRFRTAVHGDSIDALGRIKGDLYLKGLGDPELKVADLEALAYRLRAMGLKQVTGNLIADAGYFDTTSFGYGWMWDEGPYAYNAPVSALSLNRNTFEIGLRPGSRPGRRPRAELNPRTAYLSIENQATTVKAGSQARIRADRSFTGAGDLVRITGTMAADQGLSYLVRTVTNPALYCGTVFREALAANGIRIAGTVRAGSTPPEKPELSWHVSPPLYQIIRHMNKESDNFTAEMIFRRLGNGQDSITPDPAKNNRLTEMLKEMGFGQESFRMADGSGLSRYNLCTAEQLVAVLSEAYRDPALRPELLSSLPIAGADGTLARRLTEDQHKGVIRAKTGTLTGVSSLAGFVSGPGSQTYCFAIMFNNYTSKANSVRALQDSIVARLARAAP, from the coding sequence ATGAACATCAATAGAAGCCGTTTCAAAACGTACTACCGGACAATATTTTTGGTCCTATCGCTGGCCTCTGGGGCGGGCTGCGGAGGCGGGCGGGCCCTGATCCCGCCGGCGCCACCCCTTACCATCGCGGCCGACAGCTTCCAGATCAAAAGAGAGGCCCTGGGCCGGGCCATCGATACCATTCTGTCCGACAGCCTGCTGTTCCAGGCCAACCGGGCGGTCTATATAATATCATTGGATTCGAACCGGGAGATATATTCCCTTAACCGCTCCAGCCTGATGGTGCCGGCCTCGGTCAACAAGCTGTTCGTCACCGCCGCGGCCTACCGCCAGCTGGGCATCAACCACCGCTTCCGCACCGCGGTCCACGGCGACAGCATCGACGCTTTGGGAAGGATAAAGGGCGACCTGTATCTAAAGGGCTTGGGCGACCCGGAGCTGAAGGTCGCCGACCTGGAGGCCCTGGCCTACCGCCTGAGGGCCATGGGGCTGAAACAGGTGACCGGGAACCTTATCGCCGATGCCGGCTATTTCGACACCACCAGCTTCGGCTACGGCTGGATGTGGGACGAGGGGCCCTATGCCTACAATGCCCCGGTATCGGCCCTGTCCCTGAACCGCAACACCTTCGAGATAGGGCTGCGTCCCGGGAGCCGGCCGGGCCGGAGGCCGCGGGCCGAGCTCAATCCCCGAACGGCCTACCTGTCCATCGAAAACCAGGCCACCACCGTAAAGGCCGGCAGCCAGGCCAGGATCAGGGCCGACCGTTCTTTCACCGGGGCCGGCGATCTGGTCAGAATCACCGGGACCATGGCGGCCGACCAGGGCCTCAGCTACCTAGTCCGGACGGTCACCAATCCCGCCCTTTACTGCGGCACGGTCTTCCGGGAGGCATTGGCCGCCAACGGCATCCGGATAGCCGGGACGGTCAGGGCCGGGTCCACCCCCCCGGAAAAGCCGGAGCTGAGCTGGCATGTTTCGCCGCCCCTGTACCAGATAATCCGCCACATGAACAAGGAGAGCGACAACTTCACCGCCGAGATGATCTTTCGCCGGCTGGGCAACGGGCAGGATTCGATCACCCCTGACCCGGCAAAGAACAACCGGTTGACAGAGATGCTCAAAGAAATGGGCTTCGGCCAGGAAAGCTTCCGGATGGCCGACGGCTCGGGGCTGTCGCGCTACAATTTGTGCACCGCCGAGCAGCTGGTGGCGGTGCTATCGGAAGCCTACCGCGACCCGGCCCTCCGGCCGGAGCTGCTGTCCTCGCTGCCCATCGCCGGGGCCGACGGCACCCTGGCCCGGCGGCTGACGGAGGACCAGCATAAGGGGGTCATCCGGGCCAAGACCGGGACCCTGACCGGAGTATCATCGCTGGCGGGATTCGTGTCCGGCCCCGGCAGCCAAACATACTGCTTTGCCATCATGTTCAACAATTACACCTCAAAAGCCAATTCCGTCCGGGCTCTGCAGGATTCCATCGTGGCCCGGCTGGCCAGGGCGGCGCCCTGA
- a CDS encoding diguanylate cyclase: MAGEWVDGFGGAVTVCDREGIILYMNDKAVVTFAKYGGRELIGRNLLDCHPEPARSKLMALMNEQRTNVYTIEKNGIKKLIHQSPWFRDGKYRGFVELSLEIPFDMPHFERK; this comes from the coding sequence ATGGCCGGGGAGTGGGTGGACGGATTCGGCGGGGCGGTCACGGTCTGCGACCGGGAAGGGATCATCCTTTACATGAACGATAAGGCCGTTGTCACCTTTGCCAAATACGGCGGCCGGGAGCTGATCGGCCGGAACCTTTTGGACTGCCATCCCGAACCGGCCAGGAGCAAGCTTATGGCTCTGATGAATGAACAGCGGACCAATGTCTACACCATAGAGAAGAACGGCATCAAGAAGTTGATCCACCAAAGCCCCTGGTTCAGGGATGGCAAATACCGGGGATTCGTGGAATTGTCCCTGGAGATACCCTTCGATATGCCGCACTTCGAGAGAAAATGA